From the genome of Triticum aestivum cultivar Chinese Spring chromosome 3B, IWGSC CS RefSeq v2.1, whole genome shotgun sequence, one region includes:
- the LOC123071008 gene encoding disease resistance protein RGA2, with protein MTGVALAGLKLATSPILKRLLADASTFLGVDMASELHELESTIMPQFELMVEAANKGNHRVKLDKWIQELKEAFYKAEDLLDMHEYDLLERKAKTGRDSSPLCASSISTILKPLRAASNRLSNVRPRNKKLLCQLNELKAILAKGKGFSELLCLPGGNTAERPIIPQATSLPPLKVIGRDKDRDDIINLLTEPVAVEANSAVYAGLAIVGAGGMGKSTLAQHVYNDKRVQEHFDVRMWVCISRKLDVHRHTREIIESAAKRECPRLDNLDTLHCQLRDILQKSEKFLLVLDDVWFDDSSNQMEWDQLLAPLVSQHKGSKVLVTSRRDTFPSALYCEKVLRLESMEDTQFLALFKYYAFTGAQIRDPPLLEGLEVIAEEIAKRLGQSPLAAKVVGSQLKGKMNISAWKDALTLKIDNLSEPRMALLWSYQKLDPRLQRCFLYCSLFPKGHRYNTYELVHLLIAEGLVDPCNQNRKMVDVGKDYLNEMVSGSFLQPFSERFMDTYYIMHDLLHDLAESLSKEDCFRLEDDKVTEIPCTVRRLSVRVESMKQHQRSICKLHHLRTVICIDPLTDDVSDVFSQVLQNLKKLRVLYLCFYNSNKLPESVGKLKHLRYLNLIKTSIAELPRSLCALYHLQLLLLNHKVTSLPHKLCKLSKLRHLEGYPDLGYRMYEVALPQIPYIGKLTSLQHVEDFCVQKQKGYELWQLRDMKELGGSLRVRNVENVTGKNEALESKLYQKSHLGSLALVWSCNNGKNADDSLQLEILEGLMPPPQLKGLEIKGYKSATYPSWLLEGSYFENLESFKLVDCSALEDLPLNTELFRHCSKLELESVSTLKTLSCLPATLAYLSISSCPLLIFITSDELEQHDQRENIMRTDYLASQLASIWEVDSVLGIREVLSSEHSSLKQMMALMDADMSHLQTIASALERENGEVMLKDDIIKAWICCHEQRLRFIYGRSINLPLVPPSGLRELRLSSCSVTDGALAVCLGGLTSLRNLFLMEIMTLTTLPSQVVLQHLTKLDFLFIRYCWCLKSLGGLRAATSLSKVRLISCPSLDLTHGAGLLPSSLEELCIYQCMVADNFFSSDLPHLKILSMYGCRSSTSLSIGHLTSLVSLSLGRCPDLCFLEGLPFLQLHDVHLTDVPKLSANCISQFRVQQSLYVSSLVMLNQMLSDEGSVVPPFLSLEGCKESSVSFEESAKFTSVKCLRLGECEMWSLPGNLKCFSSLTTLDIYDCPNISSLSDLPSSLQHICVWGCERLNESCQAPDGESWPKIAHIRWKDFR; from the exons ATGACTGGGGTGGCGCTGGCTGGCTTAAAGTTGGCAACATCGCCGATCCTGAAGAGGCTCCTCGCAGATGCCTCAACATTCCTTGGGGTGGACATGGCAAGTGAGCTCCATGAACTGGAGAGCACAATTATGCCGCAGTTCGAGCTGATGGTTGAAGCAGCTAACAAAGGCAACCACAGGGTCAAGTTGGACAAATGGATCCAAGAGCTCAAAGAAGCCTTCTACAAGGCTGAGGATCTGCTGGACATGCATGAGTATGACCTCCTTGAGCGCAAAGCAAAGACTGGGAGAGATTCCTCGCCACTGTGTGCCTCATCCATCAGCACTATTTTGAAGCCTCTGCGTGCTGCATCTAACAGGTTATCCAATGTTCGCCCAAGGAACAAGAAGCTACTTTGCCAGCTGAATGAACTGAAGGCCATTCTAGCGAAAGGGAAGGGGTTCTCTGAGCTTCTTTGTTTACCAGGTGGTAACACTGCAGAGAGGCCCATTATTCCTCAGGCCACATCATTACCACCTCTGAAAGTAATAGGTCGTGACAAGGATCGCGATGATATAATAAACCTTCTTACCGAGCCAGTTGCTGTTGAAGCTAATTCAGCTGTATATGCGGGTTTGGCCATTGTCGGAGCAGGAGGTATGGGAAAATCCACCTTGGCAcaacatgtttacaatgacaagaGGGTACAAGAACATTTTGATGTCAGGATGTGGGTGTGCATCTCACGCAAACTTGATGTCCATCGTCATACACGGGAGATAATCGAATCCGCAGCTAAGAGGGAGTGCCCACGTCTTGATAATCTGGATACTCTCCACTGCCAATTAAGGGACATACTGCAGAAGTCAGAGAAATTCTTGCTTGTATTGGATGATGTTTGGTTTGATGATTCGAGTAATCAGATGGAATGGGACCAACTGTTAGCTCCCCTAGTTTCTCAGCACAAGGGAAGCAAAGTTTTGGTAACTTCTCGACGGGATACATTTCCTTCCGCTCTTTACTGTGAAAAGGTGCTCCGTTTGGAAAGCATGGAAGATACTCAGTTCTTGGCACTCTTCAAATACTATGCCTTCACTGGAGCACAAATTAGAGACCCTCCGTTGCTTGAAGGGCTAGAGGTGATTGCAGAGGAGATAGCTAAAAGGCTTGGACAGTCTCCTTTGGCTGCAAAAGTTGTTGGTTCCCAGTTGAAAGGGAAAATGAATATCTCTGCCTGGAAAGATGCTCTGACTTTAAAGATTGACAACTTAAGTGAGCCTAGAATGGCTCTGTTGTGGAGTTATCAGAAGTTAGATCCACGTCTACAGAGGTGCTTTCTATATTGTAGTTTGTTTCCAAAAGGGCACAGGTATAACACTTATGAGTTGGTTCACCTGCTGATAGCGGAGGGGCTTGTTGATCCGTGCAACCAGAACAGGAAAATGGTAGATGTTGGAAAGGATTACCTCAATGAGATGGTTTCTGGgtctttcttgcaaccattttcTGAAAGATTTATGGACACATACTACATTATGCATGATCTTCTTCATGATTTGGCAGAGTCGCTCTCTAAAGAAGACTGTTTCAGATTAGAAGATGATAAGGTGACAGAAATACCATGCACCGTCCGTCGTCTGTCTGTTCGTGTTGAGAGTATGAAACAACATCAGCGCAGTATCTGCAAGCTACATCATTTGCGCACTGTTATCTGCATTGACCCACTTACAGATGATGTGAGCGATGTTTTCAGTCAGGTACTTCAAAACTTGAAGAAGTTACGTGTACTCTATTTGTGCTTCTACAATAGTAACAAGCTACCCGAATCTGTGGGTAAGCTGAAACACCTTCGGTATTTAAACCTCATTAAAACTTCCATTGCCGAATTGCCTCGATCATTATGTGCTCTTTACCACCTACAGTTACTTCTGTTGAACCATAAAGTTACGAGTTTGCCGCACAAACTATGTAAATTAAGCAAGTTACGACATCTTGAAGGGTATCCTGATCTGGGATACAGGATGTATGAAGTAGCTCTGCCTCAAAtc ccttatatAGGCAAGCTAACTTCGCTCCAGCATGTTGAAGATTTTTGTGTGCAAAAGCAGAAGGGGTATGAGTTGTGGCAGCTCAGAGACATGAAAGAGCTTGGTGGCAGTTTAAGAGTCAGAAATGTCGAGAATGTCACTGGAAAGAATGAAGCCTTAGAGTCGAAGCTATATCAGAAAAGTCATCTTGGAAGCTTGGCCCTTGTCTGGAGTTGCAATAATGGCAAGAATGCAGATGACAGTTTACAGTTGGAGATTCTAGAAGGTTTGATGCCACCGCCTCAACTGAAAGGCCTTGAGATCAAGGGTTATAAATCTGCCACGTATCCAAGTTGGTTACTTGAGGGTTCGTATTTTGAGAATTTGGAATCTTTTAAGCTTGTCGATTGCAGTGCCTTAGAAGACCTGCCACTCAATACTGAGCTCTTCAGGCATTGCTCAAAACTAGAGCTCGAGAGTGTCTCGACTCTGAAAACGTTATCGTGTCTTCCAGCAACCCTTGCATACTTATCAATTAGCAGTTGCCCACTGCTTATATTTATTACCAGTGATGAGCTAGAACAGCATGATCAGAGGGAAAACATCATGAGAACAGACTACTTGGCATCACAACTTGCTTCGATATGGGAGGTGGATTCTGTATTGGGAATTAGGGAAGTATTATCGTCTGAACATTCATCTCTGAAGCAAATGATGGCATTAATGGATGCTGACATGTCACATCTTCAAACCATTGCAAGTGCTCTAGAAAGAGAGAACGGCGAGGTAATGCTGAAAGATGATATAATTAAAGCATGGATATGTTGCCACGAGCAGAGGCTGAGATTCATTTATGGAAGAAGCATCAACTTGCCGTTGGTTCCACCATCAGGTCTTCGCGAACTTCGTCTTTCTTCATGCAGTGTTACAGATGGGGCATTAGCTGTTTGCCTTGGCGGTCTGACGTCACTGAGAAATTTGTTCTTAATGGAGATCATGACTTTAACTACACTTCCGTCGCAAGTGGTCCTCCAACATTTGACAAAGCTGGACTTTTTGTTCATCAGATATTGCTGGTGCCTCAAGTCATTAGGAGGCTTACGAGCTGCTACCTCTCTTTCGAAAGTTAGATTGATTTCCTGCCCTTCTTTAGACTTGACACATGGAGCAGGTTTATTGCCGTCGTCTCTTGAGGAGCTCTGTATATACCAGTGCATGGTTGCAGATAATTTCTTCAGTAGTGACTTGCCACACCTGAAAATTCTTAGCATGTATGGCTGCAGAAGCTCCACTTCCTTGTCTATCGGTCATCTGACTTCCCTTGTATCCTTATCACTGGGACGTTGCCCTGATCTGTGCTTTCTCGAAGGCCTGCCATTCTTGCAACTTCACGACGTACATTTGACAGATGTCCCGAAGCTCAGCGCGAACTGCATTTCACAGTTTCGGGTGCAGCAATCACTCTATGTTAGCAGCCTCGTGATGCTCAACCAGATGCTCTCGGATGAAGGTTCTGTAGTTCCACCATTTCTGTCTCTCGAAGGATGCAAGGAATCATCCGTTTCATTTGAAGAATCTGCAAAATTCACATCCGTCAAGTGCCTTAGATTAGGTGAGTGTGAAATGTGGTCCCTACCAGGAAATCTGAAGTGCTTCTCTAGTCTGACGACACTCGATATCTATGACTGCCCCAACATATCATCTTTATCAGATTTGCCATCCTCCCTCCAACATATATGTGTTTGGGGTTGTGAACGCTTGAACGAGAGCTGCCAAGCGCCTGACGGAGAAAGCTGGCCAAAAATTGCGCATATCCGCTGGAAGGATTTCAGATGA
- the LOC123071005 gene encoding sphingosine kinase 2 isoform X1: MEDRQATGGATTKVRANGTPAEATLSTTTGGCPELRWRCAGATVERSLSLEADVLGAEASGKEVVVCAFVVEDAARPPSCAKAGGKRRRREYVFEMADGEGAAAAWGETLRGCLDSFGRPKRLFVLINPYGGKRRASKIYEAEIKPLLEAAGVEVTMQETRYRGHAREVASSLDRARYDGIVCVSGDGVLVELVNGILQRSDWEEAIKMPIGVVPAGTGNGMAKSLMHAASETCSVSDAVFAIIRGHSHKQALDVCTIVQGGKTIFSVLSTTWGLVADVDIESEKYRWMGSARFDFYALVRIMNLRRYRGSVHFVPAPGYEAYGDPVKQAETPIVEQNGESQVCSYQGPRAEFQCSDWRSINGPFVGVCVYNVPWAAENAMAAPEAKFSDGYMDAVILKDCPKADLLALLLKMSDGSYVKSPHVTYLKVKSFRLSPGQLVEDPKRGGIIDVDGEVVARGEGTYGMIQDQDLMAYGPSVQLTVHQGLATVYCPK, from the exons ATGGAAGACCGGCAAGCCACCGGCGGCGCCACGACCAAGGTCCGCGCGAACGGCACGCCGGCCGAAGCGACGCTCTCCACCACCACAGGCGGCTGCCCCGAGCTCCGGTGGCGCTGCGCCGGAGCCACGGTGGAGAGGAGCCTCTCGCTGGAGGCCGACGTGCTCGGAGCCGAGGCGAGCGGCAAGGAGGTCGTCGTCTGCGCCTTCGTGGTGGAGGACGCCGCGAGACCTCCGTCGTGCGCCAAGGCTGGAGGGAAGAGGCGCAGGAGGGAGTACGTTTTCGAGATggccgacggcgagggcgcggccgCCGCGTGGGGCGAGACGCTACGGGGCTGCTTGGACTCCTTCG GGCGGCCCAAGAGATTGTTCGTCCTCATCAACCCCTACGGCGGCAAAAGACGGGCAAGCAAGATCTACGAGGCAGAAATCAAGCCCCTGCTCGAAGCCGCCGGCGTCGAAGTCACAATGCAAG AGACCCGGTACCGGGGGCATGCCCGGGAGGTGGCGTCCTCTCTGGACCGTGCGAGATACGACGGGATCGTCTGCGTCAGCGGCGATGGCGTCCTCGTGGAG CTTGTGAACGGAATTCTGCAACGATCAGACTGGGAGGAAGCAATAAAAATGCCAATTGGGGTAGTTCCAGCTG GCACAGGAAACGGCATGGCCAAATCGCTTATGCATGCTGCCAGCGAGACGTGCTCAGTTTCGGACGCCGTATTTGCCATTATCAGAGGTCATA GTCACAAGCAGGCCTTGGATGTTTGCACTATAGTGCAAGGGGGAAAAACCATTTTCAGCGTGCTGTCAACTACTTGGG GTTTGGTGGCGGATGTTGACATCGAGTCTGAGAAATACAGGTGGATGGGGAGCGCGCGGTTCGACTTTTAT GCTCTGGTTCGCATAATGAACTTGCGCCGATACCGCGGAAGCGTCCACTTCGTGCCCGCCCCGGGCTACGAGGCATACGGAGATCCTGTCAAGCAAGCCGAGACTCCCATCGTGGAGCAAAACGGCGAATCTCAGGTGTGCTCTTATCAAGGTCCTAGGGCCGAGTTTCAGTGTTCAGACTGGAGATCCATCAATGGCCCGtttgtgggtgtgtgcgtctacAACGTGCCATGGGCTGCTGAGAACGCCATGGCAGCTCCTGAAGCCAAG TTCTCAGATGGCTACATGGACGCGGTCATACTGAAAGACTGTCCGAAGGCCGATCTTTTGGCTCTGCTGCTGAAGATGAGCGACGGGAGCTACGTGAAATCACCACATGTTACATATCTCAAG GTGAAATCATTTCGGTTATCGCCGGGGCAGCTCGTGGAGGATCCGAAAAGGGGCGGCATCATAGACGTGGACGGCGAGGTGGTTGCCAGAGGAGAAGGAACATACGGCATGATCCAGGATCAAGATTTGATGGCCTATGGCCCTTCTGTTCAGCTCACCGTGCACCAGGGCCTGGCCACTGTATATTGTCCCAAATGA
- the LOC123071005 gene encoding sphingosine kinase 2 isoform X2 encodes MEDRQATGGATTKVRANGTPAEATLSTTTGGCPELRWRCAGATVERSLSLEADVLGAEASGKEVVVCAFVVEDAARPPSCAKAGGKRRRREYVFEMADGEGAAAAWGETLRGCLDSFGRPKRLFVLINPYGGKRRASKIYEAEIKPLLEAAGVEVTMQETRYRGHAREVASSLDRARYDGIVCVSGDGVLVELVNGILQRSDWEEAIKMPIGVVPAGTGNGMAKSLMHAASETCSVSDAVFAIIRGHKQALDVCTIVQGGKTIFSVLSTTWGLVADVDIESEKYRWMGSARFDFYALVRIMNLRRYRGSVHFVPAPGYEAYGDPVKQAETPIVEQNGESQVCSYQGPRAEFQCSDWRSINGPFVGVCVYNVPWAAENAMAAPEAKFSDGYMDAVILKDCPKADLLALLLKMSDGSYVKSPHVTYLKVKSFRLSPGQLVEDPKRGGIIDVDGEVVARGEGTYGMIQDQDLMAYGPSVQLTVHQGLATVYCPK; translated from the exons ATGGAAGACCGGCAAGCCACCGGCGGCGCCACGACCAAGGTCCGCGCGAACGGCACGCCGGCCGAAGCGACGCTCTCCACCACCACAGGCGGCTGCCCCGAGCTCCGGTGGCGCTGCGCCGGAGCCACGGTGGAGAGGAGCCTCTCGCTGGAGGCCGACGTGCTCGGAGCCGAGGCGAGCGGCAAGGAGGTCGTCGTCTGCGCCTTCGTGGTGGAGGACGCCGCGAGACCTCCGTCGTGCGCCAAGGCTGGAGGGAAGAGGCGCAGGAGGGAGTACGTTTTCGAGATggccgacggcgagggcgcggccgCCGCGTGGGGCGAGACGCTACGGGGCTGCTTGGACTCCTTCG GGCGGCCCAAGAGATTGTTCGTCCTCATCAACCCCTACGGCGGCAAAAGACGGGCAAGCAAGATCTACGAGGCAGAAATCAAGCCCCTGCTCGAAGCCGCCGGCGTCGAAGTCACAATGCAAG AGACCCGGTACCGGGGGCATGCCCGGGAGGTGGCGTCCTCTCTGGACCGTGCGAGATACGACGGGATCGTCTGCGTCAGCGGCGATGGCGTCCTCGTGGAG CTTGTGAACGGAATTCTGCAACGATCAGACTGGGAGGAAGCAATAAAAATGCCAATTGGGGTAGTTCCAGCTG GCACAGGAAACGGCATGGCCAAATCGCTTATGCATGCTGCCAGCGAGACGTGCTCAGTTTCGGACGCCGTATTTGCCATTATCAGAG GTCACAAGCAGGCCTTGGATGTTTGCACTATAGTGCAAGGGGGAAAAACCATTTTCAGCGTGCTGTCAACTACTTGGG GTTTGGTGGCGGATGTTGACATCGAGTCTGAGAAATACAGGTGGATGGGGAGCGCGCGGTTCGACTTTTAT GCTCTGGTTCGCATAATGAACTTGCGCCGATACCGCGGAAGCGTCCACTTCGTGCCCGCCCCGGGCTACGAGGCATACGGAGATCCTGTCAAGCAAGCCGAGACTCCCATCGTGGAGCAAAACGGCGAATCTCAGGTGTGCTCTTATCAAGGTCCTAGGGCCGAGTTTCAGTGTTCAGACTGGAGATCCATCAATGGCCCGtttgtgggtgtgtgcgtctacAACGTGCCATGGGCTGCTGAGAACGCCATGGCAGCTCCTGAAGCCAAG TTCTCAGATGGCTACATGGACGCGGTCATACTGAAAGACTGTCCGAAGGCCGATCTTTTGGCTCTGCTGCTGAAGATGAGCGACGGGAGCTACGTGAAATCACCACATGTTACATATCTCAAG GTGAAATCATTTCGGTTATCGCCGGGGCAGCTCGTGGAGGATCCGAAAAGGGGCGGCATCATAGACGTGGACGGCGAGGTGGTTGCCAGAGGAGAAGGAACATACGGCATGATCCAGGATCAAGATTTGATGGCCTATGGCCCTTCTGTTCAGCTCACCGTGCACCAGGGCCTGGCCACTGTATATTGTCCCAAATGA
- the LOC123071007 gene encoding vacuolar protein sorting-associated protein 28 homolog 1: MEVKLWNDKRERELLESLADLYAIIKATEKLERAYVRDLVSAADYEADCLKLISQFNSLSSSLAGVVTIPRFVQAYRLDCPAALNRLVQSGVPATIELRAATSSSSAPPATAASASAIAQCVQSFITAMDAVKLNMLANDQVRPLLHDLSTSMGKLGTVLPPDFEGKVKVNEWLAKLHKMGAGDELTDQQARQLNFDLESAYSAFMASLPTAGL, from the coding sequence atggAGGTGAAGCTGTGGAACGACAAGCGCGAGCGGGAGCTCCTGGAGAGCCTGGCCGACCTGTACGCGATCATCAAGGCCACGGAGAAGCTGGAGCGCGCCTACGTCCGCGACCTCGTCTCCGCCGCCGACTACGAGGCCGACTGCCTCAAGCTCATCTCCCAGTTCaactccctctcctcctccctcgccggggTCGTCACCATCCCGCGCTTCGTGCAGGCCTACCGCCTCGACTGCCCCGCCGCCCTCAACCGCCTCGTCCAGTCCGGCGTCCCCGCCACCATCGAGCtccgcgccgccacctcctcctcctccgcgccgcccGCCACCGCGGCCTCCGCCTCCGCCATCGCCCAGTGCGTCCAGAGCTTCATCACCGccatggacgccgtcaagctcaaCATGCTCGCCAACGACCAGGTCCGCCCCCTGCTCCACGACCTCTCCACCTCCATGGGGAAGCTCGGTACCGTCCTGCCGCCCGACTTCGAGGGGAAGGTCAAGGTGAACGAGTGGCTCGCAAAGCTGCATAAGATGGGGGCCGGGGACGAGCTCACAGATCAGCAGGCCAGACAGCTCAATTTTGATCTGGAATCAGCGTATAGTGCGTTTATGGCCTCGCTTCCCACTGCTGGCCTGTGA